The nucleotide window gtattccaacgagaacgggaaccaagcgagTGAACTGCGGGGCGTCAGCCATTCCAGTACTCGTTTAAATTTTTGTGGCATATTATGTAAAACGGAAATGAAATTGAATAAATGTATTAGTAGCCGTATTTCGTCAACTCAGATTTGTCATCTGAGTTGacgaaatgaaaataataatgacttatttttgtgtataggtaggtaggaaAATGTATGATCCAACTTGTTTCCAAcccaattaatttaattattcattcaataactcaatatgtatttacaattatttacaaaaattttaattaaatttttaacaaaattaagtaCCTAAACCTATTGTACAAACTTGGATTAGTTTACTTTCTTTCCCATGTTACAAAGTCGTCTAGGTTGATGACTGTTATACTATTTCTGTTCCTGCTCACGATtccatttttaatgtattcAGAGATTTAAAACTTACATAGACCTTACAGGAGTGACTTTTGATTTACGGGCGAAAGAGGTTTGTTTTCGCACTGCGGTCTGCGTGACTGCGATTGCTCTCAACGATTTCGATGCAAATAAGTCCACAAATTGCACCGCGAGCATCCGTTACAGGTATCGAGTAATCGCCATAGTAATGAGCAAAAATAGATTACATATTCAAGCAATGAATTCGGTATGATTATTTCgcataggtacctatttgttGAAATTTTCGTGACTTGCTTCTATAATAATAGCACCAATTTTCatcatttaaatatatgtaaatgATCACTTAAGCTCCTCGTTGGATGCCTGCGACTGCGCTAGAGACCTGCGTAAGTCCTGCACTGCAATGCCTTCCACTCGAGAAAATGCACCCTCGACCAGATTGTGAGCTCCTTTGACCTGCTGAATATCTGTATTAAATTAGGAAACAAATATGAATTGATTAAGTTGAACAGGAGGAACATCATCAATAATTTTCAACAGCCTGTAtttgtccactgctggacataggccttaggccaccacacacgatccaccgccttcctcatccagccaatTCCCACTActttcttgatgtcgtcggaccatctgcttctgccccagcggccatctacTCTACGACACTACTCCTACTCTattctacgacagatatggcccgtCCACTGTCACTTCAGGTggctaatcctttgggctacatcgattattttcgttctcctacggatttccttGTTCCGCATGGCTTAACATAATATACAACAATGGTTTGTAATCTGTATATATTGTAGCGCTTTGTGCATACAAGgtgtgtttaatttttaattttcttcgtACTTTGTAATCTCAAAACAGCAATTACCTTCTAAGTAAATACCTCTAATCATTGCGAATATAGGATGTAATTATGTAAAAGTGTCATCATTTTCTGCATTATATGCCTAAACTTCATCAAATTTACTCAAAATGGTAATCATCATTTGATTAGTGACAACTGTGATGTAtagaaatctaaatattttaaaaacattggtATATTTCAACTTTCTTTTCTTAAAGTGTGCCTCTAGTTCATGTTGAAGAccaaactacacattttaccgGAACAATGGAGCTATTTGGGAGGTAAATTGTTATGAGTGTCTTCACTTCCattttctataaattattataaacaagttTAGGTCACGAAGTTCGCATCGACGCCAAACACGATGATAAATGTTTCGTACTTGATTATGCGAAGTCATGCGACTAAACAGtgaaatcgtttttttttcgtCGTTGGACATGAATCTCATAAGCTCAAGTCTTCTTCTTCCTATAAGTATAATGTATTTAGTCGTATTTCATTAGTCAATATCATCTATCTCGAATAGTACAATAGAGCTTGCGACTCTGTTTAGTTgattttctgtttttcacaaatcccgcggtaaccatagattttttcgggataaaagtagtctaCGTTATGTTcggctccaaggtcccatttatcactGTACCAAAATTCACTTAAatcagtggtttagccgtgaaaaggtattATACAGACAGACTTGCTGACCCTACCAGAAAAGACGTACGCCAAGCAACTTAACATTCCGATACGATgtaaaaactgaaaggggtgtggtgtttcatcctcctcctaacaagtttccatcatagactgcatcatcacttaccaaaagatgagattgtagtgatgggctaacttgtagagaataaaaaaaatctcattttcgcacatatttgtaaaattagtaCAAAGTATGGATAGAATAATTCTAACTAAAATGTAGCTGCAATATCTCTAATATAAGATTTGCTCACATTGAAGCACTGGCAttgatttacattaaaatgtttCAGAAATTGCTCTCAGAGCCTGTAGcctgttttaatttgttttttctgttttgctttttattatatgaaGTTACGACCAATACGTAACCTTtctattttatgaatatttcatATGCTATTGTGAACGACTTTATCTTTTATGGAGAATGCTGCGTTcttcgattttattttatggtcGCCTCGAATGATTGGCTGAGTATTGAAGACGGGTCGAGTTTGTCGGAATAATTTCGATGGACTGTATGAGCAGAATAGATCCAGTGATTAttctatgtggctttggatcaagaggtcctaggttcgaattgggctatgaaatactgagcttttctttgttCAAAGAGATTTTCAGTGTAATTTCTCAGCGCAGAGTATGGAAGTTAATGTTACGAGTATTACACCCCTGTAATTTGGTCTATTGAATATTTAGAAGGTAACGCCTTCCAAATATTCATGTTCAGATTTGCGGATCATTTAATAGATTTATGTACGGATACTATTTAATACGGATTTATTTTCCTCAGGGAAAATCCGATGAAGTCAAACCTGACGAAATCTCCGTACACACGTAGGTACATTGTAGGGTCAACATCTAGTCTAATCTAGTGATCGGCGTAACGTGCTCTCCTAAGGATAAGGGGTGacaccatcaacttcccaactccggactGAAAAGTTCTTAGAAGAAGGAGAACCTCATTATTTTCTAGCCTGACTCGAACCCAGGCTCTCGTGATTTGATACCACATAGTATAACTACTGGATCAACAAGGCAGTTTACCTACTTACGCTTAGCAGTAATCTCAATCTCGGACTATAAGTTAGATTCTTAGCAGTGTCTGCTAATGCTCGTAGTCAGTCGGCACGTGTCTGTGAGTCGCGTGCCGTTGTCTACCAAAGATCTAATCTCGGGCACGAATGCCGACGTGAGGTGTGCCTCACACGTGATTATTCCACGCAAAACATGAGAGATCTCATCTCCTTGATGCGTACCGTTCGCAGACTGGTCGAGAACTGGTCAAATCGCTTGCCCATTTTTGTGCTAACTTGCGCATTCTTTGGACATACTTCGTGTGTTGATACTCGTCTTTTTTCTGCCGCAGTTTGTCTTACGATAACTTATTTGAAATTCCAATCTCCATTATATATACTTTTCTTACTATAAAAAGACTTATAGTTAATCTTATGTATAGCTTTGTTTTATGTTCGTGATGAAGGGGAGTCTTCGTTCTTCATTTACTTTAATAGCTTGcgtgtacaataaaataaaggaaCTGTAAGTAACAGTAATTAAAATTTCCTTTTGTCTCTATGGTATGTAGCTATTAACTTCCTAACTAATGCTTTAAATgcgaaagtgtgtatgtttgtttgttactctttcaagtctaaactaaaatattgattttaaagtCCTATTTTACTCAATGATACAAAGTGTATCATTGAGTAAAATAGGCTATTTTGTGTTTCCACGGGAACACAAACTACGCAGCTGAAACTGTGGAGCGTCtgctattacaaaataaaacttattttgcaaaaaaaatgttttttattaaaaaagaggACTATTCTTTAACCATTAGTGACATGGACCCCAATAATGACCATGTCTATACTAAAATGATAGAAATAAACTGATTCTGTAGCCAGAATAACTTATATAATATGCACGTTTAACTTAATCAAAGTTCTAAGCTTAACATTTTCCTTCTccgaattattatattttcgtaaATTGACATTATCAAAGTTaagaatttatatatattactgtatttattttttactctatTCTAAAATCATGATTTACAATgaattacaaattacataaacaacaatacttactttattacttacaaaataCTTTCTTTAATGATGTTTTGTCCAAGTCCAAGCATGTTTTCTTTGCGCCCCTGAGAACGACCTTTTCCTTACGTAGCTTACTGTTATAGGGTAACTATATgggtttgacggcctcagtggcgcagtggttagcgcggtggatttacaaaacggaggtcctgggttcgatccccggctgggcagattgagattttcttaatttgtccaggtctggctggtgggaggcttcggccgtggctagttaccaccataccggcaaagacgtaccgccaagcgatttagcgttccggtacgatgccgtgtagaaaccgaaaggggtgtggattttcatcctcctcctaaacaagttagcccgcttccatcttagactgcatcatcacttaccatcaggtgagattgtagtcaagggctaacttttaaagaataaaaaaaaatatggtttatgtagaactacgagtatgtgttaTAGGGTCGGCTTATTCAAGTGTAGAACTTGGTTTAAAAAAATGGAATCACGATAATAAATtggatatattattttattgtaactcCAATTTTTTACAATACTGATAAATTTCTAGCACCACAATAAAGATACATGTCAAGATAACAGACCAACAGTACAGTAgacattttattgaaaaacaaaatatgtctATGCCGAGGTCCCACTGTCAAttctgtatattttatacttctACAGGCCTGCCATGCGCCTATACGATATCTTATAACATGGTGACTAATGTATTTCCAAGGCATTTCATCTTGTCGGGGCCTCCGCCTCCGCTTCATAATTCTAAATTCGAATTTTCTTGTCGAAGCCAGTTAAATGGAATGTGTCAGTCAGTACTacttatatgtttaaataataggtattataaatcGCCCCCCACATGTGTGGAACTTGATTATCTACGTTCGAACTCTGCAAGTTTAGCTCATATAACCAAGAATAACTAAAAtgaggtacctacttaattcaCCTGGTTTTGGTTTAATTAATTGGCGGTACCAATTTATGTACCGTGTATTTATGTTAGCGTTTCTAAACTGCGATAAATATGAatttacacatacacacacatacattataatattcatcttcaccctaaaattattttatgtaatgataataaatattgtcacgaatgatgattttaaaagagcaactgttttcGGCTCTTCGAATATGTATCTAACACAGCACTATATATTTAGCTAGGCTACATCCTACAAACAATCAGTAAATAGAACttgctgtattattttttctgttgatttttttaattttttttttagtatccaGTTATAGTTTTTCATAGGTACAAAAGattaaacaagcattttaagaaattaaatatcacgtgtctctaacggtcaaggaaaaacatcgcgaggaaacctgcatacctgagagttttcttgattcgctacgtgtgtgaagtctgccaatccgcatttggccagcgtggaggactattggccttaccccttttattctgagaggagactcgtgcttagcagtgagccaaatatgggttgattatgatgatgacggtTTTTCATAGGTACAAGCAAAGGTCTTTACTGTAAAGGTGTCTACGAGTTAGTAATCAATATGTTATAAAGTCTAAAACTCATAAGTGCATTGAAGTTGctcttttttatgaaaatgaaaagatGGTATACTAACTGAccgaaatattttatactaaccgATTTTCTAAAACTCCAAAAACTCGTAAATAACATCTCCAGTTTCATGTACGTGATAcatgaaaaaagtaaaaaaaaaatcgagtctGCCTTTTTTGCTATAAGTTATTTGCATTTTCAGGTAAATGAAAACAGAATGTTTATGACATAcctagttatatttaaaagttcCATGTTAAAGGAGTTCAAGgaaatttaatagttttccctttaacattataatattatgtaggaaAGGATATCTGTAAATTACCAACCTGTTACTGTCACCCTGCAGGGAAATGCTTCCTTCTAATAACACAGGTCCGCCATGTGGATACCTGTTTCGCTACTTTATTAAGGGCTAATGTATTAGAACTTGTTTTAAGGCCGTCTGCATACGTTATAATGCGATGAAGCACGATTAGatgtcaattatttttataaattaaaatctattatatttttattatcggcgtttttgtctattttgactatttaatttataaggtctaaatgattatttaaaagaataaaatagatTGTATTTATTTGACTGCGTATTGTAAAGagacaaaaatacatattaaactaAATGTACAACTTTCAGTGacttatgacctctgcctttgattccagaggacgtaggttcgaatctggtccggggtatgcacatccaacttttcagttgtgtgcattttaagaaattaaatatcacgtgtctcaaacggtgaaggaaaaacatcgagggGAAactttgagaattttcttaattcttaaacACAATATTTCGTAATTCGATGCAGAGGGGAAATAtcggtcatattaaaaaaaatagcaaatattctcatgaaaaaaaatcataatatattagGTCAGCCACCaaatatattaggtacctacctacctactaaagcTTACATTGAAGTAAAAAAGTTAACAGTTTTTCgtcgataaaaatataaataatctatggatcgtttaattttaattgaatgtaTTCTATCTCTCTCTCTAAAAATGATGaccatacaaaaaaatattttttctttttaaattcatactggattcaataaataattaaacagaAAAGCCAtcatggaataaaaatagaCGGGTTTGTTTGTACTTATAATCGcctgttattatttatattcgaGTATGTGTGATAGTCCTTAAGGATAAAGCCGCAGGATAAACggcttttttttaagaaatctggTTATTACTTACTAGGAGATACGTGCaggaaagatttatttataataattgtaacaatTCAAAATGTAAAGAAGGAAGTCGTTAAAATGCCTTCGCAGTTACGAGTTTacatcttttttaaattatgtaaatgtataaataggtacataatgtgttttaaaaatggaaaatagGACATATTAgggaaagtaaaataaaattccgaaatatttaaaataagtttattgcAGGTAATTGGCAATTTGGAcggattaaatttttttaatttcacaatcctaaatataataataataataattgtataaggCACTATACAccataataaaatagttttaatgaaCATAGCACATTTTAGTCGTAAGcatctatttgtttaaattaagttttttttttataatataggttCATTCGTAACCGAACATAAATTACGTTAAAACACTAaactaatttcaataaattacgaAGTCGGAATGGCCGTAAATCTACAGTTGCTTGACTAAAGGTCGCGTGTTCAGTTTTCTACTTAAAAGGTACTGGGAATTGTTAATTATGCTTATCCTACTTTAAAATTATGGTACAATACGTATTTGAACGTCGGCAAAATTGTCCAACCGTAAAGTAAATAAGCGACAAATTCTCGATAACGACTCACGGCCTGGTCCCGCTTGTGACTCCAGAGATGGCGACAAGCCAGCGTACCCAATCGCAACAAACACTCATAAAATCACACACACAACGCCTTATTCCTAGCATCCATCCACATGTGCGCACGCTCTATAGGTCGTCCCCGCCTCCGTGTCGCGCAAATTGCTCTACGTGTGCCTGACGTGGCATTAGAAGCGGTTGCGCTCACACTTACAGTAATAACCGCTGTCGTCGTCTTACGCTTCGAAAGAAGATGAACGTGTCTCAGAGGCAACTACGATATCTTTTCGAGCCTTGGACACGACGGgggtatttaaattaagaaaataatctaCTATTGCAGACGTTGACCACGTCGACACAACTAAATCTACTCAAAAGTGCCTCTGGTGTGCACGAGTAAAACTAGCGTCGTAGACTTTACAAAGGGCGGACGGGGCGTTGGGTCCGGGCAAAAGCTCCGCAGCTTTGGCCGCTGCGCGTCTACGCTGCCAACTGCAAGTCCACGCCGCGAGCACGACTAGTTGAGCCGCAATAAACGCAGCCGCCGCCAACATGGCTCCTGATGCGTTAACGCATGTGACGTCTGTTTCACGCACGAAAACTGCGTCTTCCGTTACATTCTTAGCTTTCTGCTTGTCGAAGCCGAACTTGTCAGTGATTTGGATAGTTTGTACTAAGAGCATGTCGTCGGTGGGAGCCGATGAGGTAGAACGCCTCTTTCTGCGTCCGTATGATGTTACTGATCGTAGTTCATTTGGTCCTCCGTCGCACTGGACTGGTTCACAAGTGGGCATGCAAGGCGTTACCAAAGCACGGAACTGGACGACTTCGGATGATGGGAACTTGAAAGCATCAAAGTGGGACAGCAACGtctgtaaaaaagaaaaaagagacataaatacataaaaagacacattttatgtttgtttcgttgtaatgttatattatttacctttcCACTTAAAGTCGATTTGTACAAAGGTCCCATGATGAAATGATCGGTTGGGCAGCCATCACTGTCAATAAGCGTAATTTCGCTGGAGTCTACGCCATCCATAGCCACAAGCTCTCGTACAAATATTTCGAAAGGAGAGTTCTGGTCCATAATTTCGAAACGAAGTGCctggataaaataaattatttcgttAGTGTTGCCAAATAATCTatctataagtaggtacttttataaaCATGAATCCCTGTTTCCCTAAGTCGCGCCATAACTTGACGTCTTAAccggttttctttatttttttccatatttttgAATACTTGGCAGGAACGGAACAAAAATTGAAGAAAACCTACCAAAGGATAAATGTGGAACACACAAGGATTAATTTCTGAAATAGCACGTAGGCTACTATTTAACTCGATGTTCCGACAGAAACGCGATATACACAGCTAATTCTAAGAGCATAATAATTGTAAGTGAGATATTTACCAGGGGATCACCGACTTCAGCTGAAGCAATAGTATCGTCGCCGCTCCTGTCTGTAATTCTCATGGCTACGTTCGGAGAGTCGACAATGACCTCTTCTGAAATGCCTGTCTGAATATCGCCATGAATTCCAAGATCAAATTCATTTGCTACCGTTTTATTGGTCAAGTCGTATTGACAAGTCACCGCTAGTCCAAGATCAGAAGACGTTACTATAGTATCGTGATGTTGGATGACCACGTCATTTAAATACCTGAAACAGATTTATCCTATAACTCATCACATTCTAATCGATTTAGAGGGATAAgtgcaaaaatattattgtataattcGTTACCTGCCAAGTCCGTTTTGCTTAACATTGCACTCAATATTATTGTATCCCATGTGTAATTCGAATTCGAGACTTTGCTTAACATCGACTACACAAGAGTTCGGGCTGCCCTTTGCGTATATTTTGCCGTCAAACAGTTTCGATGTTTGAATACGTGCAACCATGTCACCGGCACGACAGTCAATCGATACATTGTAGCACGAGGATAACTCAAAAGTGGCCGCTTCGGGAACTTCCAAGTAAGGGTCCTATAAACAGAAAAGGTCGTAAAAACAAGTTTCTATTTCTCCTTTACACGTATAGTTTATGTTTCCACTTACCTGGATGTCAGCGAGCGTAGCTTTGGAATGATGAGAAAGACGACACACATGATCACCCGTGTCACCGTGATCGTAGGAATGGCAGCGGAAAGGTGAATTAAGACATAACTCCCGGCATTCTTCAACTGTTTGCACGTCTTGGTACACCGAGTCGACTGTCTTTAATATACGTCCGCTCATCTTTTTAAACTCGCATAGCTTTGTAGGCTCTTCTACACAGTTGTTCTCCAAGTAGTCGATATCtgtacataaatattaacactTAATATTGCATACAAATGAATTACGATTAAAATATGAAAGCTAAATCCAACTTTACCTTCGTTAGGTTGAAAAGAATTGGTGCCAGCTAAAGTAAGGCGGTCCATGTTAGACAGAACGCAGTCACCCGTTTTGTTATTGTAGTTCGCCGATCTGCAACAATGTGCATTTTTAATAGCTGCTACATTCCTATTTTACTGTGTGAACTTTCTCAAGATATAACCTCATCTTTATTCTCCGCTTTTTCAAGATTATGCGTTAAGTTGTTTGTTTAAACCGTACTTGATTTATGATGGGTTTAAAATGCGttaagcttttaaaaatattttattgttgccaattttcatgttttattaacttaaaatattaaacaaagtaATAACTACACGCAGAAATAAATGAAGTGAatcataaatttaatatatatttcaaagaAAACGTGCAACATAGGATCGCAAAGGATTGCTACGTTGTGGTTTTATTAAGGGTTCGTATCGGACGTTAGTTATGTAACTTTGACCTCAAGACCTTTATTGCTTTATACTGACCACCCGCACAAGGACAATAATATCTTTGTTCATCTTGTTCAATATTTTCTCTTGATTTACCGTCGATTTTGATCTCGTTCCCCTTGGTACGCCTATGGGAACGCATTTAAACGAAAGATCTATTTGAATGCCTTTaatatgattgtaataataatttgattatatCAGCTCTTTATTTACctattgatttctttttttccATTGTAAAATTCACACGAACTGCAATTTTTTCTAACTTTTTAGCGCTTTCGCTCGCTTCCTTAAAACTATCTATATAATGAGGCGTAACTATACTATATGAAAGTACGAGTATCTACAGATTTTTGGGGGTACAGTTGTAACTCCGCCGATGCGAAAACGGCAGTGCAGGATCCATTTCACTTACTGCAATGCTCGAAgtgaaagtaaaatttaatcaattacTTATGATTGTAAAGCTAGTGTTCATTTTcgctttttttaaaagtatacgAGGTCAGTACGCACAGGCTGGGACTGCTCGCTTATTCTTACAaaagcaaaattatttttgaaactaaACATGTTTAATACGCTTTTGTCGCGTATATTTTCCAGGTACGCATTTAGCAAATTTAGAGTTAGCCCAGGTTCCagaactttattttgttttacgttCTGAAACCATACAGTGCTAGAAAAGATTCAGAAATATATAAGGCAagaatagtataaaatataatataataataatctttataactACAAGAAAAACTGATTTATTGCCGCATCCGTAATAACagtattattatctattataaaGACGGCGTCCTCGGTGATCCTTGTTTAAGCGTGGAATAGACCATTTATAGACAATAATTCAATTACTTGATATTAACCTCCTGAACTATTGTAAACTTGTAGATTGCTGATACCAATTCTCTCTGGCCGACCAGAATAGATTAGGCATCTTTTATAGAATTCTTGATTACGATCGCAGTTTTGCTCACGTGGTTTTATTCGTtctacaatttaataataaagtcgtacctttaaaatattaatctttaGAAGGCACTATCACTTGTAtgtagttgtaaataaataatacatcgcAATTATTATTGCGCGCTTCTGATTTCTTAAATGACTAGTCAAGGTCAATTTATGAATGCTCATTTCTTTATTGCAgcttaatacaaaaaataaagatttccaATTTATTGTTCCCAGCTCCTGAGCCGTACTAATGATTAAACCTAAAGTTTAACCGagattttactttaa belongs to Bicyclus anynana chromosome 10, ilBicAnyn1.1, whole genome shotgun sequence and includes:
- the LOC112043618 gene encoding uncharacterized protein LOC112043618; the protein is MLPRLIPRCTMRILISFMVVVCAAQAAKKFEGTLRSAAEAPPQDNLAVESGSPEPAVVVAPEEYTNPGAPPPPKPDSEPEEPEEPASAPETASGGVPPSAPSGISAPSAPANSLEECDPEKIGFELVTGYVFSAPSHILDDIPGTLMLTDCLEQCQANDTCRAVNYETGLCVLFSSDADQLPGALTKSQFPVFTIYAQKSCLGVKPCERAWCFDRVRGYNLKGFGKRTHTVESRQMCLDLCLGENEFVCRSANYNNKTGDCVLSNMDRLTLAGTNSFQPNEDIDYLENNCVEEPTKLCEFKKMSGRILKTVDSVYQDVQTVEECRELCLNSPFRCHSYDHGDTGDHVCRLSHHSKATLADIQDPYLEVPEAATFELSSCYNVSIDCRAGDMVARIQTSKLFDGKIYAKGSPNSCVVDVKQSLEFELHMGYNNIECNVKQNGLGRYLNDVVIQHHDTIVTSSDLGLAVTCQYDLTNKTVANEFDLGIHGDIQTGISEEVIVDSPNVAMRITDRSGDDTIASAEVGDPLALRFEIMDQNSPFEIFVRELVAMDGVDSSEITLIDSDGCPTDHFIMGPLYKSTLSGKTLLSHFDAFKFPSSEVVQFRALVTPCMPTCEPVQCDGGPNELRSVTSYGRRKRRSTSSAPTDDMLLVQTIQITDKFGFDKQKAKNVTEDAVFVRETDVTCVNASGAMLAAAAFIAAQLVVLAAWTCSWQRRRAAAKAAELLPGPNAPSALCKVYDASFTRAHQRHF